AAAAAAACGCGGAGTCATAGGTATACACCTAATAATTTCCTTGTTTTACTTGGGCGTAATAATCATGCGtgatataaaaatgattaaaattagttgtatatttaaagttattttaagtaaattaaagTGAATAAGAGAGCTTAAGTATAGGACAGTCATGTTATATCTGGTTTTGAACATTCATTATAACCATTTGCTAAATATTATTAGTATTACatattcaaagttttattgcaaaatgaagTTGAATGCACATACGACTTTGTTATTCTAAATGAACGATATGGGGCGGCACTGATAATAGATGGGTACTCAAAGTGacaataggaaaaaattacttttaaaaatatgtattcccaaaatttcaatttttccctttttactTATGAAAGTACATCTTTTGAGTCTTATTGTGTGGTTAATCTCTACGGCAAACGTCAAATTTGGATCATCTATTATTTACGTACgttgttttttgttaaaaaagatAGCAGATGAGGCATCAATGTTAggaataaaattcttgaaaacgattattttattattactttcaaagcaaataaaattacattagcCATTTATTTTATGGCGAAATCCGTATCAAAATTGTAATCTTCATGGCTTTGGTTTAGATCCCCACTGCGCAGAGAAAAGTTCTCAAGTCCCGCTGCCAACTGCTGagcaactttttcttttcgaCACCTgtcttttttctcttttttgaattgtttcctttttatttgatttagttTCTGATTTCCTTCCAGTGCCATTTCGGGATCTGTTTTTTTTACTCGAGTCGCAGACATCTTTTTTCTAACTAAACTTTTCTTTGCCGTTGCAATGTTTATGTCGTCGTTTAACTGGAATAGAAAAAAcgtgttaaataataaattaatattaaattaatgaattatagtattttgaagtaaaactGTATTAAAAGATACAttctaaaatgtatttttataccatgaatttattaactgcAGATCTAAAACTCTGCTCTacagggatttttttttaatgaactgTAGGGATTAACACAGAGTATCTGTGTAATGCGATAAAATGCATCTAAAGACGAGTCTAGACAGAAGCAACATTTACTATTgactttgttaaatttttattgttatgtgGTTGTTGTCATtaaaatatatcgaaaaaatGGCGAAATAAGTATCCACAAttctgaacttttttttaagacgTTTCTAGCCTGGGGGGAGACGTTCTCAATGTTGAAAATactatgtttattttgaagaatttctaGAATATTTTGCAAGGACAAATATTGCTACTTATTGCTTCTTTGTCAACGGATCTTAGTATTCAAGAATTAAAGAGGGTGGACAGGACTATTGCAGTGCATGCACACTTTTAGTTCATTCGTTTTATCGTTTAGCAATGCGTTAAGTCGACATACATATCGTTCGGACCAGTTTAACTGGCCCAATCGGCTAGAGCTGAGTAAACCAGTCAAAACCTATCAACATACCAGGTTATCAGGAGACTTCTCTTGTTCCATTTCCTCTATTTCATCAGCGTCAACAGGACCACAGCTTTCTAGTTGAACAGGTTTCTGCTTATCATctaggaaattaattttatcaagcaggtcaatttccattttgtcaTAATTCTCTAAATCAAATTCCTTTCCAAATTCAGATACAATCTGATATGAACTTGACTCATGGTTTTCTTGAGGTGGAACTGTATAATATGGTATTTTACCACTACAATGTATGAACAAATCAAAATGCTTGCTTCAAATATCAAATCGTCTTTCTTACCTATTCCAGTCATCCAATAGACTTCTAGCAGCAGCAAGAGCATCAGGAACGCCtccctttttaaatttccctgTTCTTTTGGCttttaaagtataaaattcctgaaaaaagcCACAAAATTACAATACTAGGATAGGTAGGCATACAGGGTGATTATATTCCATAAAAACAAAGGATGACTAACTTAGttaaattatacatttataCTTTTACCTCTGGTGAAGTAAAATCAGTAAGGTCATAAATTTCCATCAATCTTTGCTTAGATACTCTTTGAAGAATAGCATTTGCTGGAGTCATTGGGTCAACtaaagatgaaatttttacagcATTTTTCAGTGATGCCTGACTATCATTGCCTGCAGCAAACACAATCCCTGGTGAATCCAGCAGCTTTATTTTTGAATCTAACTGAATAACTTGAGTTGCCCTGgaagtgatattttttggtaACTAACCAGAATTTAACACAAAGGAACTTAAATTATCTACCTTGTTATGCCTGGTGCTGCTCCAACATTACATACTCGTGATCTTTTTAAGCTGTTTATCATAGAGCTTTTGCCTACATTGGGCAGCCCTACAACTCCTACTGTAATTGAGGTTTTAATACCTTTATTTCTACAGTAGTTTCCTAGCAAAGACATAATTAATTCGGTACCAATTGAGGCAGAGCCCTGTAAACCTTTCtcagatttattaaattttctttgccCTAATCTTTTATTTTGACTTTGCACTGAGGCCTTAAAGGCTACAACAGGCCCTTTATTCTTCAAGTATTTAAGCCAACTTTCTAATATATTGCGTGGAACTAAGTCAACTTTGTTAATGACTAAAACTAGTCTCTTGCTGCCATTTAACTTGTTCACAGCTTCTTCAACTTGTTTACATCTAGTACCTAATGGGTCTCGGGCATCCACAACTTCTAAAATTACATCTGATGCCTCAATGacttttctaaattctttATAGTATTGTTTTAACGACTGTTCAGTTTTCTTGTCAAAGCTTTTTTCTACCTCCATTTTATCAGGTGTGAGTGCCTCATGTATGTTGCCCCTTACTGTTGCTTTTTGAACctgaaaaataaagtaaattccTTTAGTTTATCTCTTTAACTCTAAATGAGACTGAAAGAAAACACGACTGTTAAGATGGAAACTTCTTATCAAAATTAAGCCGCTACTTTTCTACATTATGTTACTTTACATTACAGCATGCTTGCCTTACcttttgaatttataaacTTGAATTTAATAGTAATCTACATACCAATGACTCGAAGCCACCATTAACAATTTGTGATTTTGCTTGTTCCTTGCTCTTTTGCTTTTCTAATTTGGCAAGTTCACGTAATCTTTGCTTCTcctcttccttttttttctttagaagCTCAACTTCTTTTATTATATCATCTTTAAAAGGGCAGATGTTCGGAACTTGGACGAGTTTTGGTTTATTCTTCTTAGGATTCTTTTTGGCCTCTCTTCTCATTTTTCTGTTATGATCTCGGACCTTCTTTTCAATCTTATATCGTTGTCTGGCAGGCTGCCGTTTTGATTGTTTCTCTACACAGAACACAAagaataacaattatttttttctacagaaatcttattataattttactcACTTATTCGATTCTTTGCCattttaattgattgaaaCTTATTGTCGTGTCTTAAactttcttttaatttcaataaacgTGAACACTTTTATCTCCTATTCCATTAACCTAACATTTTCACATGCCACCTAAggcgttttcaatttttccagaACCGAGACCAATcataacaaatttgaaacGAAATCGGGACAAGCTGCATTCGACTTACAACAATGACGTCACAAGTAAACCCCGATTCTAGAGTTGTGACAGTTTTTGACGTTCGTccaaaatatcattttcacGTCTTCCTACAAAGCTTCTTGTATTTAGTTCTACTATAATTAGTCTAGTAACTCTTTTAATGATGTTAAATGCTATACGTAGATCTATGtagacaatatttttttaatgaccatAATTAGAATCACATGCAAAAGAAAATCACTTATCCCGTCACATATGTATAAGCGGAATATCAAACATAAAGGTCTCATTTGTTTGGTACACAGCGGATTTCGAGGTTACGTTCCGTTCTGTTCCGCTTTTAggtattttccattttctgcTATATGCGACGGCGGCCTCACCTGCTGACTAGGCTGTCAGCgacttgttttatttttaatttttgtatacaaACGGAAATTTGATCATGACATAAAACTAAATCACCATAAAAGGAAAACAAGCATATCATTGAAAACGTACATTTTGCCCCTAGTTCTGATTATTTAGAATCAATGGGTAAAAAAACGCAATCCCAGTCACAGAACAACTCCAACAAATTGAGGGGCTTAAACAAGAAAGCCAAATCAGCCAAAGAGGAGAAGGAGCTGCTGGAAACTGTAGATAGTCTGCTCAGATTAACAACACTTCCCACCCATAGTAATATACCCCAGTCTTTGGAATGTCAGAAGCAAATAGCTGTATACTTGGATAGAATCAAGTTTCTCGAggagaaattattaaaaaagcagAATAAGGTAGGTATTTAGAACTGAGGTATAGGGTCATTCATTCACAGGGTTAACAAAATTGCTCAGAAAAGTTCATGTAggtttttttgtaacattctTTTATACTTTCTATAAGAGATCTATAATCTAATTGTAAGATACTCTATAATATCTCTTATAAGATATTTatcttcataaatttaaaactacaagTATTTTGAGTTGCTTTTTGTATGCTCAtagcattgtttttttttcatgttataTTAATAGTCAAATTTATGTAGAAGTATCATGgaatataaaatgttataaagAAACATCTACTTCTTAGATTTCAGCTTCCAATGTTCCTGCAATAGAATCTCAAGGGTCTCAAAGAGGtgaagaaacaattaaaaactttacaaaGTGGCTTAAAGAAAATGGTGCTGAGATTCATGGGTGTTCAATTGTCCACTTTGAAGGATATGATTTGGGAATTAGGGTAGACCaagatatttctcaaaattcatTAGTTATTGCAATTCCTAGGAAAGTCATGATGTCTGTGGAGAGTGCAAAAAAGAGCATGGTCCAGGATTTACTAAACAAGGTATTTAACTCTTAAGAATTATTTCTAATCATGAAGTAATATTATGACTTTTTTACTCCAACTTaggtggaaatattaaaaaatatgcctAATGTGCTATTAACTATATATCTgctaattgaaaaaatttcaaacaatccCTTTTGGAGACCCTACATTGATATTCTACCAAAATCTTACAATACAGTACTGACTTATACTGTTAATGAGTTGGAAGAATTGAAAGGAAGCCCTACATTAGAAATTGCTTTGAAGCAAATTAAGAGCATTGTTCGACAATATGCCTATTTTCACAAGTTGTTTTGGACTATGGATGATCCTGTCAGTGAATTGATGAAAGCCAAGTTTACCTTCAGCGAGTACTGgtaaattaccattttttttgttgaattataataatatcaaaatcaaGGTTACCTACTTGAATCACTGATTTCAGAAACAACTCAAATTGACTTTTTGCAGCTAAAGTTATGTGCACAGGTTTTGTAAAAATCGTGACTTTACAGAGTATATCTGTTATTATGTACAGTTACAAACACAGTTTTTACTGGACTCTATgacaaaaattcttataagAATCTCTTTTTTACTTGCTCAATTTCTTGtattatatgttttttgttaGGTAGGTactcatttattaaaaacatagtATATTAATTATACTATTACACTTATATATCTACTAAagtcttttaatatttttgagcacgcaaaataaatatttcactaCCTCACAAACCTATTcatgaattatatttttcagtatACATTCTTCCTTTGGCTTTCTCGGTGCCAACTATCATTATCACTCATACTCTGCATGTGCCGTTTATAATAATTAGCATTGTTCTTTCTTAGCGTTTCCGCCACAAACGTCTTAATATTTCTATGTTTGACGCTTATAAGAGAGGGCTTTAGGCTCTCATTATATTttagctgttttttttttctttgcatcCATCTGAAggtcatcaaaatagttacAAAGACTATCATTGATAAGACTATTATAGCCAAACTAGCTACTATTGCAGATTTAACACCTGGGGAGATATTTATTAGTCTACGAGGTGGTTCGTCAACTGCATTCAACTCTTCATTTGAAACCGAAGAATACAATGTCTGATCAATTTCTTCCAATACGCGCAAATCTTCTTCAGTTAATATATCAGCGGGTTCCAATTTTACAATatctttttttgatatttcttcaGCTTTCGGTTGATTTTGATTGTTGAATAATTCGGGATAAAGCCTCTGCCAAGGAAAATATTGGTCATTTTTTGCACTTTCTGAAAAATTAGTAGGCACCTTGAAACTATGAAAACTATTCTTCAAAGTTTTTTCTGTAGCGTTGTCTTCAATGACCAATTCTTTAGGACGTCTCATAAAAAGTgggaaatttgtaaatatttctgaaCTAACTTTTCCTTCAAGAGGTTCCTCCACAGGTTCAGGCTCTCTAGTGTTGTTATGAAATATGTCGGCCAAGTGTAGTTGACTGGAGCCTCGTTCTCTTTGTGCAATCAACTCTTCAATGGTCATATTTCTTTGTTCTAGAATTCTGGAAAGTCCTGCCCTGCCTCGTGGATCTTTTAGGAGTTGCAGTATTTCTTCTTTAGCAGTGTGTGGTGTAAGTTTTGTGGTTTCTTGATTTATTGTAGTTGTTGTAGTAGTTGGTGTAGTCGATGAAGTTGTAGTTGAGATTATTTTGGTAGGaatgttttctaaattatcTAGGTCAATGATCATGTGCAGGGGCCCATCAGTAACCTGtaagtgaatattttattagagaGTGAATTTTGATAGTAACTAAATATTAACTTACCTTATCTTCGAAGGCGTTTTTAGAATTAGGGAAACCCATGACCTCTTTGACATTAATTTTGATAGGTTTCAACAGGGCATGGCTTTGTTTTGGataattttcttcttccaCCTCAATAGTTTCCATAGTTGTTGTGACTTTAGGAGGGGTAGTCAATTTTTTGGTTGTCATTTTCATGAGTTTTGCACTAGTCAATGGTAGTTGTTTGTTAGCTGAGGCTTTGGGAACCTTTGGCGTTGTCGTGGTGCTGGTGTTTATCTTTTCAATTGTCTTCATTTCGTTCGGAACCGTTTCTATGCTTAAATTAGTGTCTATAAATGTGTTTTCGTTAATACTGGTTGTTACGGCTGGTGCGATGCTTGTGGAAATGAATGGTTTAATTTCGGTAGTTGGTTCAATGATCACTCCGTACCTGGAATATACATAAGTCGATCAGATATACAGCGATTCATGTAACCTGTAGTCATAAAATCGTATTTTCTGAGTAGATAGAGAAAAACTGATTTGAATGctatattaacaataaatcattcttaaaaatttaataattaggTTTGATACTAGAGATTAGAGATGTGTTTCTCGACGCTTAATGAAGTCATCTCGTTTGACGATTCAAAGTGTTCGTGATTGAGACCTAACGATTTCTGATCTTGGATGCAATTCCATTTCACACCTCACACCAATTCGGatgtaaaattattcttaaaaatagcATACCACAATAAATCATGATTGGGGTATGAAGAAGGATAAATACATACCTAGcaatgtcagcaaattttccgTTTTGCGGATAACTCTGCAACAAATTTAACCTCTTCCTTTGGGCCTCCATCGTTTCTTTGTTGCTCAACGATTCGGATGTTTcgtattttctattaatattgGCTTTGCGCAGCGCCACAGAGGGAAGCACTCTCttatacttaaaaatttctgGATTTTTCTGAGTTGTAGATGTAATTGGATATACTGCAGCAGTCTGTTCAGGAGATTTTGTAGTAAGGGCTTTAATAGCTTTCTCGTTTCCCATTAGCAATTCTGctaaagtaatattttttttctgtagaaTTTCGCTTAGACTGAGACCCCCGTTTTGTTTGAGAATTTCCTTGAGATTTTGAggttttttagttattaaaacattttcgtaTACATTTTCTCTGTCCGACTGTAGCTCAGGTGTTTCTGCAGAGCCGAATTGAATTGAGGCGCTAAGGGGACTAAAACTAGAGTCTTCACTTGTTATTATTTCGATGTTTTCTTTTTGACTTTGATAGGCAGGAGTAACCTAAGTAAAAGATTATTTCCCATATATCAGAAACTGTAGTAATTGCTACTTACTTTTCTTCGAACATAAGGCCTTACACTTTCTTCGAGTAGTTCCTCCCAAGGACCACTATCGTGATTCATTCCATGTTCGACTTTGCAAAtacaattaattttagtttgttaTTAGAATTAAGTAATGGTTCGAAGCCTACCTTGCTGTTCGGTAATTTTTGGACTAGTGGTCTCAGTATTCTGATCCAGATAGCTGACTACAGGCGGTCGTCTCTTTCTTTTACGCAACCGCCTTCGTTTGATCAAACCCGTCCCTTGGTTATCCGTTGAATCTCGAGGGATCCAGCCCGAGGTTCCTTCGGGGATGGCGTGTATTGCGTGCCAGCTCTGAAAGTTAAATAACCCCATTTatgatttttacataattttaaatgagatttCTATTATGGCTACTACCTTGCTACTTATCTATTCGACTGAATACAAGAAGTAATACATAAGATGATTATATGCCTTAGACTCTTAGGCAGTTAATTAAGTGTGATAAAATCAAGACATATGGCCATCGAATATTGTTATTACCCCATATAAATTCAAGGAACTATACTGGTTTTTTAGTCGGCTAGAGATAAAGATTTATTGATCCAATTaatattgttgatatttcCTTACACACCTGTATAGCTTTAATTGTGGAATGTTCTTAACTGTGCCGTTGGAAAAGTAGTTTCTAGTTACATTTTTACTGCATATTGTTTGAGTTTTATTGGATTTATATGACATTTGACACAAtcgagaattttaaaaataatagacaGTTTTCAATGAAGCAGCATTAACACACTCCTTAATTGACAGGTCTCGAAATAGTTTTCGTCTCACCCGCTATTGGTTGCGGTAATGTTTaagaaaatgcattatttaCATCAGATGATTACATTTGCTCATGTGACATTATTTAATACTATATTGACAGAGTTGGACAATAGCTGAACTTCTAACTTCCTCAATTGCCAAATTCGGCATTTGTCACTGCCCTCAATTCATAGGGAAGAGGACACTTGTATTTCATGGCAAACCCAcgattttaataagttggaataacATATGTATACGTTTAGATTctgtaatttcaaaaaaaaacaactaagTATACAAGTAGAATTCGTTGTCACTAACAGAGTAGTTGTTTCAAGGACATATAGCAACTTAGTATTAGGTACTTGATAGGCGGTGCCATATTGTTTGTCTTTGGTTTTTAAAACTACtaattatttggaattttgaaacCCTTCGTTTAAATATTCCTAGCTTCCAAAAAGACCACTACCCCGATAGAATGTGTGATTACTTATTTCTATTAGATATGTACGTATGTAACACATCTTGTTCCCGTTGGCATTTTGCCCTCTGTATAATATAACAAACATTGTTGTCCTTACAAGATAATGATTGAATGATTGAAAGGTCGTGATTTCTTATTCTATGGTTTctagaagttttaaaaattatttgtttttagtaCCAGTTACATGCAGGGTTTTGAAAAGAAGGTCTCCTACCGAgagatttttatatgaaacctaagtgaaaaaatgttaGACACAAAAGATTTTAAGttgaacaagaaattgaaatttctaaaaattaacatgCATTGTACCACGTAGAAAGTTTGGTATAGTAAGGGAGCACGTCCTCAGTAAGAGGAGAGATACAACCTACAGtcaatgtgatttt
Above is a genomic segment from Euwallacea similis isolate ESF13 chromosome 34, ESF131.1, whole genome shotgun sequence containing:
- the LOC136418339 gene encoding uncharacterized protein is translated as MKFAGVNKLVTVLVAISIFCCSIVSCEDTVTGQDTAAQPKEDDDNREGKYMSESWHAIHAIPEGTSGWIPRDSTDNQGTGLIKRRRLRKRKRRPPVVSYLDQNTETTSPKITEQQVEHGMNHDSGPWEELLEESVRPYVRRKVTPAYQSQKENIEIITSEDSSFSPLSASIQFGSAETPELQSDRENVYENVLITKKPQNLKEILKQNGGLSLSEILQKKNITLAELLMGNEKAIKALTTKSPEQTAAVYPITSTTQKNPEIFKYKRVLPSVALRKANINRKYETSESLSNKETMEAQRKRLNLLQSYPQNGKFADIARYGVIIEPTTEIKPFISTSIAPAVTTSINENTFIDTNLSIETVPNEMKTIEKINTSTTTTPKVPKASANKQLPLTSAKLMKMTTKKLTTPPKVTTTMETIEVEEENYPKQSHALLKPIKINVKEVMGFPNSKNAFEDKVTDGPLHMIIDLDNLENIPTKIISTTTSSTTPTTTTTTINQETTKLTPHTAKEEILQLLKDPRGRAGLSRILEQRNMTIEELIAQRERGSSQLHLADIFHNNTREPEPVEEPLEGKVSSEIFTNFPLFMRRPKELVIEDNATEKTLKNSFHSFKVPTNFSESAKNDQYFPWQRLYPELFNNQNQPKAEEISKKDIVKLEPADILTEEDLRVLEEIDQTLYSSVSNEELNAVDEPPRRLINISPGVKSAIVASLAIIVLSMIVFVTILMTFRWMQRKKKQLKYNESLKPSLISVKHRNIKTFVAETLRKNNANYYKRHMQSMSDNDSWHRESQRKNVY
- the Setd3 gene encoding actin-histidine N-methyltransferase — translated: MGKKTQSQSQNNSNKLRGLNKKAKSAKEEKELLETVDSLLRLTTLPTHSNIPQSLECQKQIAVYLDRIKFLEEKLLKKQNKISASNVPAIESQGSQRGEETIKNFTKWLKENGAEIHGCSIVHFEGYDLGIRVDQDISQNSLVIAIPRKVMMSVESAKKSMVQDLLNKVEILKNMPNVLLTIYLLIEKISNNPFWRPYIDILPKSYNTVLTYTVNELEELKGSPTLEIALKQIKSIVRQYAYFHKLFWTMDDPVSELMKAKFTFSEYCWAVSTVMTRQNKIPSEDRSSAINALIPFWDLCNHSNGTISTDYNPELDRSECLAFRDFKVGEQLFIFYGPRSNSDFFIHNGFVYEENENDIYWIRLGISKSDPLQEKRRELLDKLEIWSIAEFCLKKGANPVDGRLLAFLRVFNMDEEKLDHWLKSEKVLDLQHPDCSLDTALEKKSWTFLETRLNLLLASYKTKIDEDRHLLSSEGLSENARLAIRMRFTEKKLLNDCLQYVHEMMQK
- the Ns1 gene encoding guanine nucleotide-binding protein-like 3 homolog, with translation MAKNRIKKQSKRQPARQRYKIEKKVRDHNRKMRREAKKNPKKNKPKLVQVPNICPFKDDIIKEVELLKKKKEEEKQRLRELAKLEKQKSKEQAKSQIVNGGFESLVQKATVRGNIHEALTPDKMEVEKSFDKKTEQSLKQYYKEFRKVIEASDVILEVVDARDPLGTRCKQVEEAVNKLNGSKRLVLVINKVDLVPRNILESWLKYLKNKGPVVAFKASVQSQNKRLGQRKFNKSEKGLQGSASIGTELIMSLLGNYCRNKGIKTSITVGVVGLPNVGKSSMINSLKRSRVCNVGAAPGITRATQVIQLDSKIKLLDSPGIVFAAGNDSQASLKNAVKISSLVDPMTPANAILQRVSKQRLMEIYDLTDFTSPEEFYTLKAKRTGKFKKGGVPDALAAARSLLDDWNSGKIPYYTVPPQENHESSSYQIVSEFGKEFDLENYDKMEIDLLDKINFLDDKQKPVQLESCGPVDADEIEEMEQEKSPDNLLNDDINIATAKKSLVRKKMSATRVKKTDPEMALEGNQKLNQIKRKQFKKEKKDRCRKEKVAQQLAAGLENFSLRSGDLNQSHEDYNFDTDFAIK